The following proteins come from a genomic window of Lycium ferocissimum isolate CSIRO_LF1 chromosome 4, AGI_CSIRO_Lferr_CH_V1, whole genome shotgun sequence:
- the LOC132053749 gene encoding uncharacterized protein LOC132053749, whose amino-acid sequence MYEDRKVRDLEFAVGDQVLLKILPTNGVMRFGKRGKLSSRYIGPFEILNYVGDVADELALPPGLAGVHLVFHVSILKKYHADGTYVVRWDSVLLDENRTYEEEAIAILDRQVRKLRYFSRSLSLVAQGQANFLIGI is encoded by the exons aTGTATGAAGATcggaaggtccgagatttagagtttgcgGTGGGTGATCAGGTTCTGCTGAAAATTTTACCCACGAacggtgttatgagatttgggaagagagGTAAGTTGAGttcgaggtatattgggccgtTTGAGATCCTTAATTATGTAGGCGATGTTGCTGATGAGTTGGCCTTACCACCAGGCTTGGCAGGTGTTCATCTagttttccatgtgtctatCCTGAAGAAGTATCATGCCGATGGTACTTATGTTGTTCGTTGGGACTCagtattgcttgatgagaatcgGACTTACGAGGAGGAGGCTATTGCAATTTTGGATAgacaggttcgaaagttgag GTACTTTTCCCGTTCTCTTTCCCTTGTCGCTCAAGGACAAGCGAattttttaattggtatctga